The Sorangiineae bacterium MSr11367 genome window below encodes:
- a CDS encoding DUF4157 domain-containing protein, whose translation MSGGRVLLHRPRPQTENAAAVSKPSAKRSRALDPLESFPEIAPRRVDFSRVPAHSPMGPLSHAGGAMQRKAMDGATAEAPAAVERVLRSPGHPLGASTREFMEPRFGHDFGTVRIHDDAEAHGSAQAVRARAYTMGHHVVFNAGQYRPETAEGRKLLAHELVHTVQQGASSNRIARKPLDEASDSPEARAETERVDALEQRYREELVIARLSGRWQLVAEVLNAFSPDDIRARLVEFSNADIQLLHLGALTNPKLGPKSNVALLSDRDDPNNALAPRLSPSSRKGVRPVAEAPKEVAYALNPRLRSKDYLALLVESRRTNRWQKTAEALNAFNEKDILLRLMPLTVGEIHSMYIGAVTNPKLGPYSNVAKLTVHGLPRASKEEPLATTLAPEVNQSYSAVDPEPIVLDNKLLPKEILVSFGVSVAKGAALIALAGLAVGSGGVLAGVAYAALWGLGTYGFVQAYSARRQEIEAGNYDVSVVESGFEAAGDVVGFSQLVEGITGQRLGTEALLDSQTRSEQLGEGVAGIALTTYGGRLFQAAEVRGRSLRSQYSTPRRPSGPNGNEQTPLPTDTVPNAPVGNPDVNSFEYKLWEQLPTSEERIGFSYFMEKQGAAREITASKMDLPRARRVAQDKYAVYQKLVEKGEAAERKRARANDDPLDPQLAYNEYMGDNVISKYESKRSPEREILFLREVSFFREIAKRTGWPIEAFGDTASKIDYPGIDGVADVGTLRKPNRRPVSLKDTPSTDATEAVRLSKEAIEKAAEHSYSDVFVEIKMGNLEIKEVQSAWNLSIDPRRLLSQEQQKLRSMRIDYLSKNIAAQITFTCKDGIWAAPRASIPAGFLPLSGEEKNRAVGGER comes from the coding sequence ATGAGTGGTGGCCGTGTGCTCTTGCATCGTCCCCGGCCCCAAACGGAAAACGCCGCGGCGGTTTCAAAGCCGTCTGCAAAACGTTCTCGGGCGCTCGACCCGCTCGAATCATTTCCGGAGATTGCGCCTCGCCGCGTTGATTTCTCGCGGGTTCCAGCACACAGTCCGATGGGACCGCTTTCGCACGCCGGCGGGGCGATGCAGCGAAAAGCCATGGATGGGGCAACCGCCGAGGCGCCTGCGGCGGTGGAGCGCGTGCTTCGTTCCCCGGGCCATCCTCTCGGTGCGAGCACGCGCGAGTTCATGGAGCCGCGGTTCGGCCACGACTTTGGCACGGTGCGTATTCATGACGATGCCGAAGCGCATGGATCCGCGCAGGCCGTGCGTGCTCGTGCGTACACGATGGGGCATCACGTTGTCTTCAATGCGGGACAATATCGCCCCGAGACCGCAGAAGGTCGCAAGTTGCTCGCTCACGAGCTCGTGCACACCGTGCAACAAGGCGCGTCGTCGAACCGCATCGCGCGCAAACCCTTGGACGAGGCAAGCGATTCCCCCGAGGCACGAGCCGAAACAGAACGGGTGGACGCGTTGGAGCAAAGGTACCGTGAGGAGCTCGTCATCGCGCGCCTCTCCGGCCGCTGGCAGCTCGTGGCGGAGGTGTTGAACGCCTTCAGTCCGGACGACATTCGCGCCCGCTTGGTGGAATTCAGCAATGCCGATATTCAGCTCCTGCACCTGGGCGCTCTGACGAATCCAAAGCTTGGGCCCAAATCCAATGTGGCGCTCCTTTCGGATAGGGACGATCCGAATAATGCCCTTGCCCCGCGTTTGTCTCCATCTTCCCGCAAAGGCGTCAGGCCGGTTGCAGAGGCCCCAAAAGAAGTCGCTTATGCGTTGAACCCCCGGCTCCGCTCAAAAGATTATCTGGCGCTCCTCGTCGAATCTCGTCGGACCAACCGCTGGCAAAAGACCGCCGAGGCGCTGAACGCGTTCAATGAGAAAGACATTCTGCTCCGCCTGATGCCCCTCACGGTGGGGGAGATTCACTCGATGTACATCGGAGCGGTGACCAACCCAAAGCTCGGTCCCTACTCCAATGTTGCCAAGCTGACTGTGCACGGGCTGCCACGCGCGAGCAAGGAGGAGCCTTTGGCAACCACGCTCGCGCCGGAGGTCAACCAATCCTACAGCGCAGTCGATCCCGAGCCCATCGTGCTCGACAACAAACTTCTCCCCAAAGAGATCCTCGTATCCTTTGGCGTCTCCGTGGCCAAAGGGGCCGCGCTGATCGCCCTCGCGGGGCTTGCCGTGGGCTCGGGCGGCGTCCTCGCAGGGGTCGCTTACGCGGCGCTCTGGGGACTCGGAACCTATGGCTTCGTCCAAGCCTACTCGGCGCGCCGACAAGAAATCGAGGCGGGCAACTACGACGTCAGCGTGGTGGAGAGCGGCTTTGAAGCTGCCGGCGACGTGGTCGGCTTCAGCCAACTCGTGGAGGGCATCACGGGACAACGGCTCGGAACCGAAGCCCTTCTCGATAGCCAAACCCGCTCCGAACAACTTGGTGAGGGCGTCGCGGGCATCGCTCTCACCACTTATGGCGGTCGTCTCTTTCAGGCCGCCGAAGTCCGTGGCCGCAGCTTGCGCTCGCAGTACTCGACGCCGCGGCGACCTTCGGGGCCAAATGGCAACGAGCAGACCCCATTGCCGACGGACACGGTGCCAAACGCACCTGTTGGCAATCCGGATGTTAATTCGTTCGAGTACAAGCTGTGGGAGCAGTTGCCTACCTCGGAGGAGCGGATTGGGTTTAGCTATTTCATGGAAAAACAGGGTGCAGCGCGTGAGATCACCGCCTCGAAAATGGATCTCCCTCGCGCTCGACGCGTTGCTCAAGACAAGTATGCAGTGTATCAAAAGCTTGTCGAGAAAGGCGAGGCCGCTGAACGAAAACGAGCCCGTGCCAACGATGATCCATTGGACCCACAACTCGCCTACAACGAATATATGGGCGATAACGTAATAAGTAAATATGAGTCCAAGCGAAGCCCGGAGAGAGAGATTTTGTTCCTTCGAGAGGTTTCGTTCTTTCGAGAAATTGCCAAAAGGACAGGCTGGCCCATCGAAGCCTTCGGGGACACCGCGTCCAAGATTGACTATCCCGGAATCGATGGTGTTGCGGACGTGGGAACTCTACGTAAACCCAATCGTCGGCCGGTATCCCTGAAGGACACTCCATCCACGGATGCTACGGAAGCCGTTCGCCTTTCCAAAGAAGCGATCGAAAAAGCCGCAGAACATTCGTATTCAGATGTTTTCGTTGAAATCAAGATGGGAAACCTCGAGAT
- a CDS encoding NAD(P)H-binding protein — MSSKVLLIGATGRTGRLLADSLVGEPEFELTALVRRPGYLLPGAKVLRADLTGDYSSAFKGITHVIYAAGSTETDTEAEEKQIDRDAVVRAAEYAKAHHVQQLLVISALSAYWPERSIESLRHYSQMKREGDDGVIASGVNYVILRPGALSDEPGTGTIGVTEMRLEHAPLVARQDVARTTLEAIKLGISRKTIGFVGGSVPIRRALKDA; from the coding sequence ATGTCGTCGAAGGTATTGCTGATTGGTGCGACGGGCCGCACAGGTCGTTTGCTGGCGGATTCGTTGGTCGGGGAGCCGGAGTTCGAGTTGACGGCGCTCGTCCGCCGGCCGGGCTACTTGCTGCCGGGTGCGAAGGTCCTACGGGCCGATCTAACTGGGGATTATTCCAGCGCGTTCAAGGGCATCACGCACGTCATCTACGCGGCAGGTTCGACCGAGACGGATACCGAAGCCGAGGAGAAGCAGATCGACCGCGATGCTGTGGTGCGGGCGGCCGAGTACGCGAAGGCTCACCATGTGCAACAGCTCCTGGTGATCAGCGCGCTGTCCGCGTATTGGCCCGAGCGCAGCATCGAATCCTTGCGTCATTACTCGCAGATGAAACGCGAAGGCGACGACGGCGTGATCGCTTCCGGGGTCAACTACGTGATTCTGCGGCCCGGCGCGTTGTCCGACGAACCGGGCACCGGCACGATCGGCGTCACCGAGATGCGGCTCGAGCATGCCCCGCTCGTGGCACGGCAGGACGTTGCACGGACGACCCTCGAGGCGATCAAACTCGGCATTTCGAGAAAGACCATTGGCTTCGTTGGCGGAAGCGTTCCGATCCGGCGGGCGTTGAAGGACGCGTAG